The genomic interval CCCCCTTTTCTTTCCTTCGTGCCATGTCATGGAATTATAATAGAGTTGAACTCTTCAGCTTTCACCTCGAATCCAttgaaatgaaagaatgagGGTCATCACTATTTACAGTACAATAAACACGGATCGGAATGCAGGATTCTCCCTGGCTTCTGCAAGTCCGGGAATTGTTCAATATTACTAAAGACAAACTCCAAAATTCTCAAATCACACAAACTGCTTAGTTAAGAGAACTTCTGTAACCCCGAGCTAATTAACTGAGTGCTACAGGATCATCACTGTGTCCGGACAAACACTAGAACATAGCACAATGATATACATTGTGGAATTCTatggaaatattttctttatatgtttccttaaaatattttagtaagtaaatGATTACAGCGTCACTTCTAAAATACAGAATAGCTCATGTTATCCTAAAAAGCCGCAATGTGTTGCCATAATTAAACTTGTTTCCAGGGTGGTTATAATTTTATTCCACCTCGCAGAATTTTAACAGTGTAAACTGATGTGGATGACTGAAAATATTCAAGCATGCAGCTCCTAAATTAGcgaataataattataataataataataataataataataataataataataataataataataataatgtaatttttttttaaataaaattatgtttGGAATTACTAAATGAATcgctatttaaatgttttaaatagtttaatatattactatataatataaatatattaatatacattaaaccattaaattctagtttttctctctttccacaTGGTTTGATCTCATTGTTGTTCAGGGTAACGTTTGACGTCAGCTGGTTTATTACTACATTTTGTCTCGTGGCGTAATaattactgaaataataataatataaacacgtaaatatatattttaaaacgaAAATAGatttaatgcataaaaaaacaaatcaatataCTTTCCAAATAAAGACGTGGGTGTACataatgatttttattgtattattataatctCTAATATTGACCTTAATCTTGATCATTCGTAGTCCGTATTATCGCCTGTGTTTTCTTGTGAATTTTCATTTGTAAGACAGTGTTGTATCCTCAGACATTTGATCGATGCACCGTGCGCGTTTTTACCAATTCTGAAGACGTGAAATCTTGCTGCACAAACCTGAAAAGCACTTCATCTCTCTGACCGATAGAGGGCACCATCTTACACTGACTCCCAATAGCGAGAAAACTGGGTGAACGGatctgtgaaaataaacaaaaaaataaatgaataaaatgtaattaaaaaaataagcatttaacaaaaaataccattgaaaataaataaatataggcAGAATGTAAACGAATTGCTTATTTAACCTAACATCTGACATTGTTtaggatatttatttataatttcattaaatagcccatccatttatttattatatatttatttatttatttatttattttcattggcATTATGATAATAAGGAAGCTGTCACTCAAGACTCACTGCGACTGCGTCCATATTTGTATGAATTTGTTGGACATATAAATAGctttacatttgtaaaataaaataattctaaatgattaaatataaaaaatatatattttaaaaattatatgaacgcaatatattaataatagctTGATTAATCAGTTGCACAGCATCTCAGATTTATGAACTTGATGTGAACCTCGACAGGTCCTGCAGGTCAAAGCCCTGTAGAAGCCATAGTTATTAGCCCAGGAGTATCAGGTGTGCTTAATGCTAAATTGCTTAATAAGAATTAATATTTCAGATGGACTACATGGGGCTACATACTAAGTTTGCATActtaagaaatatataaatatattaggaatattttcattttgataTTTAAATTGGGTGAATGCAATTCGAAAATAATTGAAActagtacaaataattacataataaatacatctgaaataaatgactaaaaacaaaataaatatgcttAAAATGCGTAAAAggataaaatgtatatatagaagaaatgacagaaataactACCAAGAAGAAACACTACATATGTATTAtgcaataattatataataataataatcagagccgatcggccctatacgctcactacgcaagttgcgtagggccccgcaaattacacAAAGCTCCGCCTCCCTCTGCATCATTTTATGAAGCGGACAATATGAAgtggagctatccatctggccatgaaaagagaaaaaagaaacaaaatgagagtgaaatgcaagAACAGCAaacaggtaaacttgtgttctcttcaagtttgatgtcagcaagagcaaataacagtaaagttcagttgatgtgattctgtctctagtctctatctgaccagctaaattagctgtgcagtgctgccagtgcatctcctggcctgtctgtcacacaacaatttattgcgtgaacattcgcgtgaatgaATGCCcaagtgtttataaacggcagctggATAACCGCACCGCGCGtcaacatgcgttcatatgcgcgtgcaatcgtgcacgaaatgacacgcgcgctttccagcagcaacatttgtgtggggaccagtacaaaaagtagcgtgatagcgctcctaaatgacaatgtttatagcctctcaatcaaggttacaacaacgttaatgcaatatggaaaccaatggatttacattggagtgggcataatgccaggtcaatatgaatgcacatccctcagtaaataataataagtattgctctcatgcatactataaaacacagtgatacggtctggcaagccattttagcttttatacattcacatgatatggatttttgatatcaagaattcagttttcaatacttaataatgtaaatattaagagtgtgatttctagtagtaaccatatttttgatatcaggaattacattttacactagtaaaaataatttctgatatctgctattgcatattcactaggagcaaactttttttaaaggatggagatttgtagtgggagcagtggtaggaggtaggagggcccctatgcagaattttgcttagggacccagggaggtcaggatcggctctgataataataataataataataataataataataataataataataataataataataataaatatttatgtaatatttatgcattttaaaaatatgtaaattaacaaattttatatttttaaaatgcatacCAAAAGTATGACATTTTCTAAATCCAGAAAAGACAACAGCTATAATGTTTAAAACATGCAACACCTTTCTTCTCACCATGATGTTACCATATTTTgatgtgctttctctctctctctctctctctctcacacacacacacacacacacacactctctctctctctctctctctctctctctttctctctcacacacacacacacacacacactctctctctctctctctctctcacacacacacacacacacactctctctctctctctctctctctctctctctctctctctctctcacacacacacacacacacacactctctctcactctctctctctttgatatatatatatatatatatatatatatatatatatatatatatatatatatatatatatatatatatatatattgtataccaCTGTGTGAATGAATCAAATAAGACGTTTAACTTATTACATATCCAGaataatatagaatattatttagacattttttaCATAAGTTCCTCTACAGTTGCCCATTTTACATAAAGGCTGGAGACAGCATCGCTGATTTTCATATCCAAATTATGTTACTGATATAAGCAGGTATCATGATGTAGCTGTTCTTCACCACAGTCAATggtagttttgtttttctgtttatatgCTGCAGAATGGGTGGGTCACCCATCATCAGCTTTTGGAAATGTACTTGTTTGCAATAAGCATCAGAGAATACTGAATTCATGCAAATCTGGCTTCCAGTACATTCTGCTGAAGAGACTATGTTTTCAACCGAGCCATTTTGGGTATTGAAACTGAGCACTTGGAATTGATTTTGAGCATTTGATTTTATTGCATTTGGACCATTTTTAAACCACATTTCAAATACTGTTTAAATGTGGCTGCTCGATGGTGCACTACTTACTCTTTGGCCTTTATGTGTCTAAACACTACCATATTTTCCCAGTTTTGTCTGCTGTCTGAAGAACCATAACTCCTTTGCTACTACTGCCTTTTCATATCTATACATAAAAGTGAAAGcaaaattatttacagttaatGTGTTGTTCAAATGTGACGTTCCTAGAAGCAGAAAAACCTGTTTTTTCTCAATTGAACTTACTTCTTCTCTGAATAagtatgcagaaaaaaaaaggagtagaAAAAAATAGTGTTGCGAAAAGAGGAACTCATAATTTTGTGTCTATCCCTTTTTGACCTCTTGGGAAATTTGAactttcatttatattaaatccaGCAATAAAAGCTTTTGCAGTGCACCAAGTGTGGTATATTAGTACAATTCTCTATAGGCTTGTGGTTAAGAAATATTGACATATCACATGAAATGAGTTAGTGAGTTTGGCGTATGTACAAAGTGATAAAATTAAATCCAAGTGAAACAAGAAATGAATGAGGGTAAACTGaagataataaacaataatttgtGGATATTCCATTCTGTCATTATATTATGCTTTGGTTTGTTTGGGATTCTTCCCAGGATAGTTTTTGTTCGCAAGGAAAACAGGAAGAGGTAGGAGATAAGATGACTATTACATTTTGCAAACATATGGCATAATTTTCCTTATTGTTTCCACTCTGTATTAATGAAAGTATTCACAATGTAATAAACCTTTATTCTATGCATTTACTGTGTTATGTATGTACTCTCAGTGTTCAGCAACATAATGACTCCTGATTAAGTAACAATTCattacaatttaaaaacaacacaaaataccTCATATGACTGAACAACATGTTTAAATCAAAACTTAGAGTTCACAGTAACATCTTGTTAAACATTTCTGAACCATGATCTGTCTCTGCCAAGTGGTGTTTTGATGGTCAcagtgattattatttatatactaAGCAGTGTTTAGGCAAATTACAAAGATTTAGTGAAAACAAGTTACACAAGTTGCATCTTTACTAGTGGCAATAAGTGTGACCACTAGAGGGAGCTATTGTCTATATTGTAAAGTTAAATAATGCCTATTTATACACAGTCTAATAAATTATATCTAAATGACAAAATATCTGTCCAGTACCTATGATCCCCCAGTGATATGAGTAGTTTAACAAGATTTCAGTGTTACTCCTTTACACTTTCAATACTAAAATCATGGCTTTTGTTACTTATGTCTATATATGGTCTGTgccactgagtgtgtgagtgtgtgtgcatgtataaaaatgtgttacACATTACTTATTCTAACGCCTGATGGACTCCCATCTCTCCCTTTTCCCCTATTCTGGCCTGATTCTCTATAACTCAGTTCCAACTGTATCTTCTCTGGGTCTCCTCCCTCTTCGTTACTGTGGTAAATCTTCTGGCTGGTTGGTGAGGACTCTCTGAATATGGGTGGGGTCTTGGCCCTGTTAACTTTGTCAAAGTAGGCAAGATCAGCAACATATTTGCCCAtcggagacagagagacgatGGGTGGGAACTCATAGCCCCACAGGATCTCTTCAGGCAGGTAGGACGTGCGCACCTGGCACATAGCAGACGTCGGCTCCACTGTGGAGCTCATCATGACCAAGAGCTCAAAATCAGCCAGCTCAGGCTCAGTCCATCCAACACCTcagatacagaaagaaagagagaaacagaaagagaaagacattgATGGAGATATACATATTAATCCATACTTGATTTAGGTTTTGGTGTGTTTGAGgatatatacaaataatttaagcatttttttttttttattcaaatgatttacaaataattatACAAATGTAAGCTTTCATGAGCCATTATTTCCAGTTCACAGTTACTGTGGTGAGGGTAAGTGTAAATGTACCTCTGGCAGCCCACGCTCGGAGGGGGCTGTCACTGTCGATAGTATGGTAGAAGGTGAGTGGGAGGATGAGGAAGGGGCTCTCGCTGGCTGTGTCCACACTGAATGGGACATTCTTCTGGTCTAGGCGCACTGTCTCACCCTCTTTAGGTGCACAACGCTGGAGCAGTTTCCCAGTGACCTGTACAGTGCAGCTTAGTATcactcacctcacctcacctcacacaAATTTAGTATAAAAAACTTTTCCCTCATCATACTGTGTTTGGTTTTCATAAAAGCACAGTCAGCAATAGCCTGATCCAACCAACGTGTAGCGTTTTGCCAGATTATAGTACAGTAAGTCTCAGATTTTAGACTAAATATGTGCTGAACAgaaatttcatttacatttttggtGGTGTAGTGTGATTCAATATAGTTAACTGAGTCTATGCAAAATgactatgcaaaaaaaaaaatctagatgaATGAAAAATACTGAAACATTCGGTAACAGATCAATCCTCTAGTTAAATACCTGACAGCCTAAAAGAAGGCTCTTGCGCATGTTGGCCACCCGGATCATAAGACATGGCTGTCCGTGGTGATTGGCTATTACAGCATGCTGGCTGAAACGCACAGTCTCTCCGCGTTTCTTGGGCCGAGCGACCtgacagaaagtgtgtgagaataaaaaataaacagagactCCTTCAGAGGGGCTTTGCCACCAGCATGGAAGGCATCAAACTCTCAGCAAATTATTGTTCATTTGATCCAATATAAACTCTTTAATAGTTTGTAACTCTTTAATACTCTTTAACAGTAAGTCTTGAAAATATGATACACACCTTGGCAAGGAAGGTTCCTGTGATGAAGATCTCCATGCCTGTGGTAATGAGAAGCTGGATGACGAGAAGTACAATGCCAGATGGACACTCTTCTGTGATACAACGAAAACCGTAGCCAATGGTCGTCTGCGTCTCCAGGGAGAACAGAAAAGCTCCTGTCAGAGTCTGCATCTGCATCACACACAATGTGTGGTTGGCCGGAGGATCGAACTCTGAATATGAGGAGAAGAAACACAGAATTCACTTTGTTCTGGCCTGGGCCTTTCTTTCACTCTGGTCCCCTACATTTTTCACGCTGAACACGATTTCCAGCTACATTCAGTACATGTattgtataactgagtgtgtgtaagactgATCT from Tachysurus vachellii isolate PV-2020 chromosome 1, HZAU_Pvac_v1, whole genome shotgun sequence carries:
- the LOC132860486 gene encoding ATP-sensitive inward rectifier potassium channel 10 isoform X1, with amino-acid sequence MMTSTLHGQTVCHSQTQTDTLKPLLEGTGCGIETLRLRRRLMSKDGRSNVRVEHVSGQNALYLRDPWTTCVDMQWRYKLLMFSATFVGTWFAFGLLWYLLALVHGDLLEFDPPANHTLCVMQMQTLTGAFLFSLETQTTIGYGFRCITEECPSGIVLLVIQLLITTGMEIFITGTFLAKVARPKKRGETVRFSQHAVIANHHGQPCLMIRVANMRKSLLLGCQVTGKLLQRCAPKEGETVRLDQKNVPFSVDTASESPFLILPLTFYHTIDSDSPLRAWAARGVGWTEPELADFELLVMMSSTVEPTSAMCQVRTSYLPEEILWGYEFPPIVSLSPMGKYVADLAYFDKVNRAKTPPIFRESSPTSQKIYHSNEEGGDPEKIQLELSYRESGQNRGKGRDGSPSGVRISNV
- the LOC132860486 gene encoding ATP-sensitive inward rectifier potassium channel 10 isoform X2 translates to MTSTLHGQTVCHSQTQTDTLKPLLEGTGCGIETLRLRRRLMSKDGRSNVRVEHVSGQNALYLRDPWTTCVDMQWRYKLLMFSATFVGTWFAFGLLWYLLALVHGDLLEFDPPANHTLCVMQMQTLTGAFLFSLETQTTIGYGFRCITEECPSGIVLLVIQLLITTGMEIFITGTFLAKVARPKKRGETVRFSQHAVIANHHGQPCLMIRVANMRKSLLLGCQVTGKLLQRCAPKEGETVRLDQKNVPFSVDTASESPFLILPLTFYHTIDSDSPLRAWAARGVGWTEPELADFELLVMMSSTVEPTSAMCQVRTSYLPEEILWGYEFPPIVSLSPMGKYVADLAYFDKVNRAKTPPIFRESSPTSQKIYHSNEEGGDPEKIQLELSYRESGQNRGKGRDGSPSGVRISNV